A stretch of Sulfurirhabdus autotrophica DNA encodes these proteins:
- a CDS encoding type IV pili methyl-accepting chemotaxis transducer N-terminal domain-containing protein, translating to MLLCSWSLMAGLVFTVLPLNVNADSQSVSSMDMDITTAVNLSGRQRMLSQRMVKAYLMLGQGIATDDARTILQKSVDQFEFQLAKLKTFQPTPKVRSTLATLDFEWAKFKPLISATPSKTGAIALYDANEALQNAAHNVTLAYDDVTIEPLDHLVNLAGRERMLSQRTAKFFLYRTWDLYLEPADMEMHLSRAHFTAVLIQIESSPRATTQIKKLVAKIRSEWEPYKEALLISREPEKMRSNSKRVAELSEQLLASTEELVTLIVDQAKKRHN from the coding sequence ATGCTACTCTGCTCTTGGTCCCTCATGGCGGGACTGGTGTTTACAGTGCTGCCATTGAATGTGAATGCTGATTCACAATCGGTTTCCAGTATGGATATGGATATCACGACCGCAGTGAACCTTTCGGGACGTCAGCGTATGCTGTCTCAACGCATGGTGAAGGCTTACCTCATGCTGGGGCAAGGCATCGCAACCGATGATGCCCGGACTATTCTCCAGAAGTCAGTTGATCAATTTGAATTTCAGCTTGCCAAATTAAAAACATTTCAGCCGACCCCGAAGGTGCGAAGTACGCTCGCTACCCTGGATTTTGAATGGGCAAAATTTAAACCGCTGATTAGTGCTACACCCAGCAAGACAGGTGCCATTGCTCTCTATGATGCCAACGAGGCGCTCCAGAATGCAGCGCACAATGTTACGTTGGCCTACGATGATGTCACCATCGAGCCCCTCGATCATCTGGTCAATCTCGCTGGACGCGAGCGTATGCTCTCGCAGCGTACGGCCAAGTTCTTCTTGTACCGGACATGGGATCTCTATCTTGAACCGGCGGATATGGAAATGCACCTCAGCCGCGCGCACTTCACAGCAGTGTTGATTCAAATCGAAAGTTCACCCCGCGCGACAACTCAGATCAAGAAACTCGTGGCGAAAATCCGCAGCGAGTGGGAACCGTATAAAGAAGCGCTGCTTATAAGCCGAGAGCCCGAAAAGATGCGCAGCAATTCAAAACGCGTAGCCGAACTAAGCGAACAGCTGCTCGCAAGCACCGAGGAGCTGGTAACGCTCATCGTGGATCAAGCAAAAAAGCGTCACAATTAA
- the ppk2 gene encoding polyphosphate kinase 2: MASRPTKTIEKATKTKTARAAAPVVKRKSAPRTRAAKAGDIAPSSRAKEIKKFAVSKAVDAAQESKIVAVKDILAVSALGDTQALAKSLEAIMAGASPDDAAVLRNALLKKDAPHSKNRSVRPDDALSADWRDGGYPYKNLMSRKTYEEQKYHLQVELLKLQAWVKETGQRVVILFEGRDAAGKGGAIKRFMEHLNPRGAHVVALEKPTETERGQWYMQRYVQHLPTSGEIVLFDRSWYNRAGVERVMGFCKQDEYVEFMRQAPQFERDLTNSGIHLIKFWFSVSRKEQRRRFKERESHPLKQWKLSPIDLASLDKWEEYTKAKEAMFFYTDTADAPWTVIKSDCKKRARLNAMRYVLHSLPYKGKDIDSIGPLDPLLVGRAHVVYERGEKMGGEPIL; the protein is encoded by the coding sequence ATGGCTAGCAGACCCACTAAGACGATTGAAAAGGCCACTAAAACAAAGACTGCTCGTGCTGCTGCCCCTGTAGTAAAACGAAAATCAGCGCCGCGCACTCGGGCTGCTAAAGCGGGTGATATTGCACCTTCATCCAGAGCCAAAGAAATTAAAAAATTCGCCGTTTCAAAGGCAGTAGATGCTGCGCAGGAATCCAAAATTGTTGCAGTGAAAGATATTCTGGCCGTTTCTGCATTGGGTGATACACAGGCACTGGCAAAGTCGCTGGAAGCGATCATGGCTGGCGCATCTCCGGATGATGCTGCAGTGCTGAGAAACGCGCTGTTAAAGAAAGATGCCCCGCACAGTAAAAACCGATCGGTCCGACCCGATGATGCGCTTTCAGCTGACTGGCGAGACGGGGGGTATCCTTACAAGAATCTGATGTCCCGCAAGACTTACGAAGAACAGAAGTATCATTTGCAGGTGGAATTACTCAAATTACAGGCATGGGTAAAGGAAACCGGCCAGCGCGTGGTCATTTTGTTTGAAGGGCGAGATGCTGCAGGTAAGGGAGGTGCGATCAAGCGTTTTATGGAACATTTGAATCCTCGGGGTGCACACGTAGTGGCTTTGGAAAAGCCAACTGAAACGGAACGTGGGCAGTGGTATATGCAACGTTATGTGCAGCATTTGCCGACTTCTGGTGAGATCGTGCTGTTTGACCGCTCCTGGTACAACCGTGCTGGTGTAGAACGGGTGATGGGCTTTTGCAAGCAAGATGAGTACGTTGAATTTATGCGCCAGGCGCCCCAGTTTGAACGTGACCTGACCAATAGTGGAATCCATCTGATCAAATTCTGGTTTTCTGTCAGCAGGAAGGAGCAGCGCAGGCGTTTTAAAGAACGCGAGTCTCATCCGCTTAAACAGTGGAAACTGAGCCCGATTGATCTGGCTTCTCTTGATAAATGGGAAGAGTACACGAAGGCCAAGGAAGCGATGTTTTTTTACACAGACACTGCAGATGCGCCATGGACGGTGATTAAATCGGATTGTAAGAAACGTGCACGACTGAACGCCATGCGCTATGTTTTGCACAGCCTGCCCTATAAGGGAAAGGATATAGATAGCATTGGCCCCTTGGATCCGTTGCTTGTTGGGCGTGCTCATGTTGTTTATGAGCGTGGTGAGAAAATGGGGGGTGAACCGATTCTTTGA